A window of Castanea sativa cultivar Marrone di Chiusa Pesio chromosome 1, ASM4071231v1 contains these coding sequences:
- the LOC142643169 gene encoding alkane hydroxylase MAH1-like, producing MAILFYPEILVAIFLCLLFLCHLRWNKSRTITNWPVVGMLPGLLQNASNVHEYVTWLLKQNGGTFKFKGPWLTNMTFMVTSDHMNIHHMFSKNFSNYTKGQKFQEIFDVLGDGIFNSDSDSWTCQRKLLHSVLKDKKFKLFFEQFVKGKVEKSLIPVLDHVSSFGIEVDLQDIFQRFTFDTACLVVLGFDPNCLSIEFPDVSHAKAFDQLEECLLYRHIVPESCWKLQRWLQIGIEKKLSSAWKIFDQFIYKCISSRQEELSQSKAPKTEEENFDLLTAFGEQVEEIGGIIKSDKFLRDTALNLMVAGRDTISAGLTWLFWIVATHPHVEAKILEEIKEHLLDNGKSKDFNIDEIGKLVYLHGVICESLRLYPPVPFEHKCSVQFDILPSGHSIKPNTTMLCSLYSMGRMESIWGQDYMDFKPERWISERGRILHTPSFKFIAFNAGPRTCIGKDIAFIQLKIIASAIIWNYHVHVVEGHPVSPSISILLHMKHGLKVRISKRNV from the coding sequence ATGGCCATACTTTTTTACCCAGAGATACTTGTAGCAATATTTCTATGCCTCCTTTTTCTTTGTCATTTGAGATGGAACAAAAGCCGAACCATTACAAATTGGCCTGTTGTCGGAATGCTCCCAGGCCTTCTTCAAAATGCATCCAATGTGCACGAGTATGTTACCTGGCTCCTTAAACAAAATGGGGGCACTTTCAAGTTTAAGGGTCCTTGGCTCACTAATATGACCTTCATGGTCACGAGTGATCACATGAACATCCACCACATGTTCAgcaaaaacttttctaactaCACAAAAGGGCAGAAGTTCCAGGAAATTTTTGATGTTCTGGGAGATGGGATTTTCAATTCTGATTCTGACTCGTGGACATGTCAGAGGAAGCTACTTCACTCTGTGTTAAAAGACAAGAAGTTTAAGTTGTTCTTTGAGCAATTTGTCAAGGGAAAAGTGGAAAAGAGCCTCATTCCAGTTCTTGATCATGTCTCAAGTTTTGGAATTGAGGTGGATTTACAAGACATTTTTCAACGGTTCACATTCGATACTGCTTGCTtagtggttttgggttttgatccAAACTGTCTCTCCATTGAATTTCCAGATGTTTCCCATGCAAAAGCGTTTGATCAATTAGAGGAATGTTTATTATACCGACACATTGTGCCAGAAAGCTGCTGGAAGCTACAAAGATGGCTTCAAATCGGAATTGAGAAGAAGTTAAGCAGTGCTTGGAAAATTTTTGATCAATTTATATACAAATGCATCTCATCCAGGCAAGAAGAACTAAGCCAAAGTAAAGCCCCAAAGACCGAggaagaaaattttgacttgTTGACAGCTTTTGGGGAGCAAGTAGAAGAAATTGGTGGTATTATAAAATCCGACAAGTTTCTAAGGGACACAGCATTAAATCTCATGGTAGCCGGGAGAGATACCATTAGTGCAGGCCTCACTTGGCTTTTTTGGATTGTTGCAACACACCCACATGTGGAAGCAAAAATTCTAGAAGAGATCAAGGAGCATTTGTTGGACAACGGAAAGTCAAAGGATTTTAACATAGATGAAATAGGTAAGCTAGTTTATCTCCATGGAGTGATATGCGAATCCTTACGCCTTTATCCACCTGTACCTTTCGAGCACAAATGTTCAGTTCAATTTGATATTCTTCCTAGTGGTCACTCTATCAAGCCAAATACAACAATGTTATGCTCTTTATACTCAATGGGGAGGATGGAGAGCATATGGGGTCAAGATTATATGGACTTCAAGCCAGAGAGATGGATTTCAGAGCGTGGAAGAATATTGCATACACCATCTTTCAAGTTCATAGCATTTAATGCAGGACCAAGGACTTGTATAGGTAAGGATATAGCTTTCATTCAACTGAAAATAATTGCAAGCGCCATCATTTGGAATTACCATGTTCATGTGGTTGAAGGTCATCCTGTTTCACCGAGTATTTCCATTCTTCTTCATATGAAACATGGTTTGAAGGTAAGGATCAGCAAGAGAAATGTTTAA